A portion of the Ferrimonas lipolytica genome contains these proteins:
- a CDS encoding glycosyltransferase family 4 protein, which produces MSFKLLIISSYKDTWNSVRPEAEIFIGMAKLGVDITLMTQGDADYVPRFKEHGINIIDYHPKKKFQWSAIKRIRAELKSGAYDAVYMFNNRAITNALFAAIGLSPKMVSYRGQTGNISRWDPTCYLTHLHPRLDGILCVANAVRDDLRQHAYLADERVATVYKGHDLAWYQDTPADLSQFGIPSDAFVFGCVANARPRKGLPVLLAASKALPADSNIHILLVGGGMDSDEVQQQIAASPMAERIHLAGFRTDAPALIAACNASVLPSTKREGLPKTVIEAMVYEVAPIVSDTGGSAELIIHGETGLVVPPSDAAALAAAMTTLWQQPERTITMGKRAKLHIEHSFHTRLSAKQTKCYFATLIGCV; this is translated from the coding sequence ATGTCATTCAAATTACTCATTATCAGCTCCTACAAAGACACTTGGAACAGTGTTCGCCCTGAGGCTGAAATCTTCATCGGCATGGCTAAACTTGGGGTTGATATTACCTTGATGACTCAAGGAGACGCCGATTATGTACCGCGCTTTAAAGAGCACGGCATCAACATCATCGACTATCACCCAAAGAAGAAGTTTCAATGGAGTGCCATCAAGCGGATCCGAGCTGAACTCAAAAGCGGCGCTTACGATGCGGTGTATATGTTTAACAATCGGGCGATCACTAATGCGTTATTCGCAGCGATTGGCCTCTCCCCAAAGATGGTCAGTTACCGTGGCCAAACCGGCAACATTAGCCGTTGGGACCCAACCTGTTATTTAACTCACCTGCACCCACGCTTGGACGGGATCTTATGTGTCGCCAATGCGGTACGTGATGATCTACGTCAGCATGCCTATCTTGCTGATGAGCGCGTGGCTACCGTTTATAAAGGTCATGACTTAGCGTGGTATCAAGATACCCCAGCCGATCTCAGCCAGTTCGGTATTCCTAGCGACGCCTTTGTGTTTGGTTGCGTTGCCAACGCCAGACCACGTAAAGGCCTGCCAGTATTACTGGCAGCCAGCAAAGCGTTACCGGCTGACAGCAACATCCACATATTGCTGGTCGGCGGCGGTATGGATAGCGACGAAGTGCAACAGCAAATTGCAGCGAGCCCAATGGCAGAACGAATTCATTTGGCCGGCTTCCGAACTGACGCACCAGCACTTATCGCCGCATGTAATGCATCTGTATTACCTTCAACCAAACGTGAAGGGCTGCCAAAAACCGTTATTGAAGCGATGGTATATGAAGTAGCACCGATTGTTTCGGATACAGGGGGCAGTGCCGAATTAATTATTCACGGCGAAACTGGCTTGGTGGTTCCACCAAGTGATGCAGCAGCTTTGGCAGCGGCGATGACGACTTTGTGGCAACAACCGGAACGTACGATCACAATGGGCAAACGCGCCAAGCTGCATATCGAACACTCGTTTCATACCCGTCTATCTGCTAAACAAACTAAGTGCTATTTCGCCACTTTAATAGGCTGTGTTTGA
- a CDS encoding glycosyltransferase, giving the protein MKLLWISRYVGNLNGYRPEGEILIDLKKAGVDVTFMGHADDTYLERITKHGIAVVDYQTPESKLSWDAIKQIRAELKRGKYDVVHAFQGKTISAMLMAAIGIKVKTVAYRGQTGNIFRHDPSSYLTMLSPRLDAITCVAQAIEDDLRVRVWNQNNPKITTIYKGHNVDWYQRQPKDRAKMGIPEDAFVLGFSANVRPRKGIHVLIEAANYLPKDANIHILLMGHGTDGDDIRQLCDATHLGAKLHTLGFRKDIIELTSMCDATTLPTTKREGFSRSIVESQSMEIPAVVSDTGGNAEIVADGKTGFVVPPSDAKALAEAIEKLYNDREMCKQFGRNSRQRIATHFNHDLTVERYLAFYHELMV; this is encoded by the coding sequence ATGAAACTACTTTGGATTAGTCGCTACGTCGGTAACCTAAACGGTTATCGCCCAGAAGGTGAAATTCTTATCGACCTAAAAAAAGCGGGCGTCGATGTTACCTTCATGGGCCATGCGGATGACACCTATTTAGAGCGAATCACAAAACATGGGATCGCAGTTGTCGATTATCAAACCCCTGAAAGCAAATTAAGCTGGGATGCCATTAAGCAGATCCGGGCAGAGTTAAAACGCGGCAAGTACGATGTGGTTCACGCATTCCAAGGCAAAACCATCTCTGCAATGTTAATGGCCGCAATTGGCATCAAGGTGAAAACTGTCGCCTACCGCGGTCAAACGGGTAATATTTTCCGTCACGACCCAAGCAGTTACCTCACTATGTTAAGCCCACGCTTAGATGCTATTACCTGTGTAGCCCAAGCGATCGAAGATGATCTGCGTGTGCGCGTATGGAATCAAAACAACCCTAAAATCACCACTATTTACAAAGGTCATAACGTTGATTGGTATCAACGTCAACCGAAAGACCGCGCCAAAATGGGGATCCCAGAAGACGCCTTTGTTCTAGGTTTCTCTGCTAACGTTCGGCCTCGAAAAGGGATCCATGTGCTGATCGAAGCGGCCAATTATCTGCCAAAAGACGCCAACATTCACATCTTATTGATGGGGCACGGCACCGATGGCGATGATATCCGCCAATTGTGCGATGCTACTCATTTAGGCGCGAAGCTACACACATTGGGCTTCCGCAAAGACATCATAGAGCTTACCTCAATGTGTGATGCCACCACTCTGCCAACTACCAAACGAGAAGGCTTCTCTCGTTCTATCGTAGAATCACAATCGATGGAGATCCCTGCGGTTGTATCGGATACCGGTGGTAACGCCGAGATCGTCGCCGATGGCAAAACTGGCTTCGTTGTGCCACCAAGTGACGCTAAAGCGTTGGCCGAGGCTATTGAAAAGCTCTATAACGACCGAGAGATGTGCAAACAATTTGGCCGTAACTCACGCCAGCGCATAGCCACCCATTTTAACCATGACTTAACCGTAGAGCGTTACTTAGCGTTTTACCATGAGTTGATGGTTTAA
- a CDS encoding glycosyltransferase family 2 protein encodes MLANTMNNNKLENRAMVGRPKLACVMITKNAGVRFSQCLASVDWVDELVILDSGSTDNTIELARKAGAKVYQSQDWPGFGPQRQQAQTFVSADWILWVDTDEIVTAELRQSIEAALVDDDPQLAYRINRLTDFFGKFIRHSGWYPDAVVRLHARDSYQYNNAMVHEKIEVAEHHVKTLDGDMLHYTSDNYYEYMRKSLRYANDWAEEMHARGRRTSIMRLVCSSIWMFIRKYIFQLGFADGKHGFMLAVQSSHYVFNKYFGLWVKQQQASKSVKSGLVVAEVSHNTQQNTA; translated from the coding sequence ATGTTAGCCAACACCATGAACAATAATAAACTGGAGAACAGAGCAATGGTGGGGCGCCCCAAATTAGCCTGTGTGATGATAACTAAGAATGCGGGTGTTCGTTTCTCCCAATGTCTAGCAAGTGTCGACTGGGTCGATGAACTGGTTATTTTAGACAGTGGAAGTACCGATAACACTATTGAACTGGCACGCAAGGCGGGTGCCAAGGTTTATCAGAGTCAAGATTGGCCCGGTTTTGGCCCACAAAGACAGCAGGCACAAACCTTCGTTAGTGCTGATTGGATTTTGTGGGTGGATACCGACGAGATCGTTACCGCTGAACTGCGCCAATCCATTGAGGCAGCATTAGTCGATGATGATCCTCAATTGGCATATCGAATTAATCGTTTAACGGACTTCTTTGGCAAGTTTATTCGCCACAGCGGCTGGTATCCTGATGCGGTAGTACGCTTGCATGCGCGTGATAGTTATCAATATAACAATGCCATGGTGCATGAAAAAATAGAGGTAGCAGAACATCACGTTAAAACTTTAGACGGCGATATGTTGCACTACACGTCGGATAACTATTACGAATACATGAGAAAATCACTGCGTTATGCCAATGACTGGGCTGAAGAGATGCATGCTCGAGGGAGGCGTACATCAATCATGAGGCTCGTTTGCAGCAGTATCTGGATGTTTATTCGCAAATATATCTTTCAGCTGGGTTTCGCCGATGGCAAGCACGGCTTTATGTTAGCAGTGCAATCAAGCCATTACGTATTTAACAAATATTTCGGTCTGTGGGTTAAGCAGCAACAAGCCTCGAAATCAGTTAAATCAGGCCTTGTTGTGGCAGAAGTTAGCCATAATACGCAACAAAATACGGCTTAA
- a CDS encoding lipopolysaccharide kinase InaA family protein, which produces MHYPFKYSVQNLHESNDNNWTLWLAPSIADQQKAIFEQLKQPSLSADEELKREPHKRVIRLGNSVIKWQRYRDPRRLIKANVHANERLTRKEGGILRTEWLNNLYLQEVGVAIPAPTGFAEQRHLGLITAQATITEYLPDVLRLKDHIDDIELMAEKEPWMIEAINLARQLHELRLYHLDFHHQNILFQGQQRLLIDNEKLLHTESPNVALHAAMLGRLGYGLRYDPAEQSRYTELALPEIDVCAVETFRLALLGKITGKVLTALVERSGL; this is translated from the coding sequence ATGCATTATCCCTTTAAGTACAGTGTCCAAAATTTGCACGAGTCCAATGATAACAATTGGACGTTATGGCTCGCCCCCTCAATTGCAGACCAACAAAAAGCGATATTCGAACAACTCAAGCAGCCCAGTTTAAGTGCCGATGAAGAGCTAAAACGTGAACCGCATAAACGCGTTATCCGGCTTGGTAATTCCGTAATAAAATGGCAGCGTTATCGAGACCCACGTCGTTTAATCAAAGCCAATGTACACGCCAACGAGCGCTTAACTCGTAAAGAGGGCGGGATACTACGGACAGAGTGGTTGAACAACCTTTACCTGCAAGAGGTAGGTGTCGCGATTCCTGCTCCAACTGGCTTTGCCGAGCAACGGCATCTTGGTTTGATTACAGCACAAGCGACAATTACCGAATACCTGCCTGACGTTTTGCGCTTGAAGGATCATATTGACGACATTGAGCTGATGGCAGAGAAAGAGCCATGGATGATTGAAGCGATCAATTTAGCGCGGCAGTTGCATGAACTGCGCCTTTACCACTTAGATTTCCATCATCAAAATATCTTGTTTCAAGGCCAGCAGCGTCTGCTCATCGACAATGAAAAGTTGCTTCATACTGAATCACCAAACGTAGCGTTGCACGCAGCAATGCTAGGACGATTAGGCTATGGATTAAGGTACGATCCCGCAGAGCAAAGCCGATATACGGAATTGGCACTTCCTGAAATCGATGTCTGCGCAGTGGAAACATTCCGCCTAGCATTACTGGGAAAAATTACTGGCAAGGTATTAACCGCTTTAGTCGAGCGCTCAGGCCTCTGA
- the lpcA gene encoding D-sedoheptulose 7-phosphate isomerase yields MKQIIRQELSEAADVLNRFLADDNQLAQIEAAAETIAASLKAKGKVLSCGNGGSHCDAMHFAEELTGRYRDNRPAYGAIAISDPSHLSCVSNDFGYDHVFSRYIEGVGRDGDVMFGISTSGNSQNILNAIDAAKAQGMKTVVLTGKDGGKMADIADVEIRVPHFGYADRIQEIHIKVIHILIMLIEKKMM; encoded by the coding sequence ATGAAACAAATAATCCGCCAAGAGCTCAGCGAAGCTGCTGACGTACTTAATCGATTTCTGGCTGACGATAACCAACTAGCTCAGATTGAAGCAGCGGCAGAAACTATTGCTGCTTCGTTGAAGGCGAAAGGTAAAGTACTATCCTGTGGTAATGGTGGCTCCCATTGCGATGCGATGCATTTTGCTGAAGAACTGACCGGTCGCTACCGTGATAATCGCCCAGCCTACGGTGCTATCGCCATCTCTGATCCTAGCCACCTATCTTGCGTTAGTAATGACTTTGGCTACGACCACGTATTTTCTCGTTACATCGAGGGGGTCGGCCGTGATGGCGATGTGATGTTTGGGATCAGTACCAGCGGCAATTCACAAAACATCTTAAATGCCATTGATGCAGCTAAAGCCCAAGGCATGAAAACTGTAGTGTTAACAGGTAAAGACGGCGGTAAGATGGCCGATATTGCTGATGTTGAAATCCGAGTTCCTCACTTTGGCTACGCCGACCGCATTCAAGAAATCCACATCAAGGTAATTCATATTTTAATTATGTTAATTGAAAAGAAAATGATGTGA
- the waaF gene encoding lipopolysaccharide heptosyltransferase II, which yields MKYLVVGPAWIGDMVMAHSLLRRIKQDDPAAIIDVLAPTFSLPVVRRMAEVNEVIDLPFKHGDFDLKGRRQLGQQLKRNGYDKALILPRALKAAVAPFFAGIPTRVGFSGELRSWMLTDARKRKPREIDGKIVDMTVKRFISLGLSRSDAEQPFEILNPELQLNEANRDQALAKLGLTLDKPVVCICPGAEYGPAKQWPMTSHQALAEQLVEQGYQVWVIGSPKEATAGDEIAVSGHADIHNLCGKTALVDTVDLFGAATAVVSHDSGLMHVAAATGAKTIGIYGSSSPEFTPPLSDNSVVVSQPIDCAPCFKRECPFGHYRCLTEISVTQVLQSID from the coding sequence ATGAAATATCTGGTAGTCGGGCCAGCTTGGATTGGCGACATGGTGATGGCGCACAGCCTGTTGCGCCGCATTAAACAAGATGATCCTGCAGCCATTATCGATGTGCTTGCGCCAACATTCTCTTTGCCAGTGGTACGCCGTATGGCTGAAGTGAATGAGGTGATCGATCTGCCTTTTAAGCATGGTGATTTTGACCTTAAAGGCCGTCGCCAGCTAGGACAGCAGTTAAAGCGCAACGGTTATGATAAAGCGTTGATTCTGCCTCGAGCGCTTAAAGCCGCGGTAGCGCCCTTCTTCGCCGGGATCCCTACCCGAGTTGGCTTTTCTGGGGAGCTGCGCAGTTGGATGCTAACCGATGCGCGTAAGCGTAAACCGCGAGAGATCGACGGCAAGATTGTTGATATGACGGTAAAGCGATTTATCTCCTTGGGGTTGAGCCGCAGCGACGCTGAACAACCATTCGAGATCCTTAACCCAGAACTACAGCTTAATGAAGCTAATCGCGATCAGGCTTTGGCTAAGCTTGGCTTAACGCTAGATAAGCCAGTAGTCTGTATTTGCCCTGGTGCGGAGTACGGGCCCGCTAAGCAATGGCCGATGACATCCCATCAAGCCTTAGCGGAGCAATTGGTTGAGCAAGGCTATCAAGTGTGGGTTATTGGCTCTCCGAAGGAGGCCACGGCGGGCGATGAGATCGCCGTAAGTGGTCACGCTGATATCCACAACCTTTGCGGTAAAACCGCTCTGGTGGATACTGTCGATCTGTTTGGTGCTGCTACAGCGGTTGTAAGCCATGACTCGGGCTTAATGCACGTTGCCGCCGCGACCGGCGCCAAAACCATTGGCATCTATGGGTCCTCCAGCCCCGAATTTACTCCGCCGCTGTCTGACAATTCTGTGGTTGTCTCTCAGCCAATCGACTGTGCCCCCTGTTTTAAGCGTGAATGCCCGTTTGGTCACTACCGTTGTTTAACCGAAATCTCGGTGACACAGGTGCTGCAGTCAATAGATTAG
- a CDS encoding glycosyltransferase family 4 protein has product MHICHVNLAKGFSGGERQTLNLIKSLSLRKLKQTMVLRADSPLNQHLVGFDVEIIHVNHHLLGHWLGSTLPRDALLHAHDGKAVYWCALQNALYGNRYIITRRVDNPLKNKRLTRRGYAKATKVVCLSNAIATQVAKLSAEIPTQIIPSSYSKFAADPIKVAAIKQQFAGKTIIGQVGKLIHHKGYQLTIEVARNLELSHQQLQFLLFGSGADEQALQQQASGLSNVTFMGHQDEIGHYLAAMEVMLFPSLNEGLGSTILEAWQHQTPVIGSDAGGIPDMIEHQKTGILVAAGDVIALQQGLLQLLQSPQLSKDIVQRATQKLTQFTPESVEQRYYQLYQTLS; this is encoded by the coding sequence ATGCACATTTGCCACGTCAATTTAGCGAAGGGGTTCAGTGGTGGTGAACGCCAAACCTTGAATCTCATTAAATCCCTTAGCCTGCGTAAGCTTAAGCAGACCATGGTGTTGCGAGCGGACTCTCCGTTGAATCAGCATCTTGTTGGTTTCGATGTGGAGATTATCCATGTCAACCACCACCTATTGGGACATTGGCTGGGCAGCACCTTACCTCGAGATGCACTACTGCATGCCCATGATGGTAAAGCGGTTTATTGGTGTGCGCTACAGAATGCGCTTTATGGCAATCGTTATATTATTACGCGCCGAGTTGATAATCCGTTAAAAAATAAACGATTAACTCGTCGCGGTTACGCTAAAGCGACCAAGGTAGTGTGCCTAAGTAACGCTATCGCAACTCAAGTTGCCAAGCTATCGGCAGAAATTCCAACGCAGATTATTCCCAGCAGTTACTCCAAGTTTGCTGCAGATCCAATCAAAGTTGCCGCTATCAAACAACAGTTTGCAGGTAAAACCATTATTGGCCAAGTAGGCAAGCTGATTCACCACAAGGGGTATCAGCTTACTATAGAGGTCGCTCGTAACCTTGAGCTGAGTCACCAACAACTGCAGTTTTTATTGTTTGGCAGTGGTGCTGATGAGCAAGCGTTACAACAACAAGCCAGCGGCTTGTCGAACGTGACGTTTATGGGGCATCAGGATGAGATTGGTCACTATTTAGCTGCGATGGAAGTGATGCTATTTCCATCGTTGAATGAGGGTTTAGGCTCTACGATATTAGAAGCATGGCAACATCAAACCCCAGTGATTGGCAGTGATGCCGGCGGTATTCCTGATATGATTGAGCATCAGAAGACGGGGATATTGGTTGCTGCTGGGGATGTTATTGCCCTACAACAAGGGTTGTTGCAGTTACTGCAATCGCCGCAATTGAGCAAAGATATTGTTCAACGGGCGACACAAAAATTGACACAGTTTACGCCAGAAAGTGTAGAACAGCGTTATTATCAACTTTATCAAACGCTATCATAG
- a CDS encoding lipopolysaccharide kinase InaA family protein has translation MKNNNLKFFKKDSWHVWYDVSIADSIPSLLLNLSGQHMVEPDMIIKNDNLKTIFRHQSNINLIIKHQKYIKLKYLIRANLNKNKKLTVKNEGMLRTEWANNLHLQSKGIPIAKPIAFVEKKTAGIITEQAYIAEEIKTIANIKNYNQSIYNDNFLQQLATLSKKMHSLGIYHLDFHPGNIITNKFGINLIDNESIYQSSKPNTEILALMLGMVITDKKDKVRSEYFWQICKSTINIDEKYKSIFVSSSCKKSRKKIKNKY, from the coding sequence ATGAAGAATAACAACCTTAAATTTTTTAAAAAAGATAGCTGGCACGTATGGTATGACGTGTCTATAGCCGACTCCATACCTAGTTTATTATTAAATTTATCAGGACAACATATGGTCGAGCCTGACATGATCATTAAAAATGATAATTTAAAAACCATTTTTCGACATCAAAGTAATATAAATTTAATTATAAAGCATCAAAAATATATAAAATTAAAATATCTTATTAGGGCAAATCTTAATAAAAACAAAAAATTAACAGTAAAGAACGAAGGTATGTTGAGGACAGAATGGGCTAACAATCTACATTTACAATCTAAAGGTATACCAATTGCAAAACCTATAGCTTTTGTAGAGAAAAAAACTGCTGGAATAATAACTGAACAAGCTTATATTGCTGAAGAGATAAAAACCATAGCTAATATAAAAAATTATAACCAAAGCATATATAATGACAATTTTCTTCAGCAACTAGCAACTCTATCTAAAAAAATGCACTCACTAGGTATTTACCATTTGGATTTTCACCCCGGAAATATAATAACAAATAAATTTGGAATTAATTTAATCGATAATGAAAGTATTTACCAGTCATCTAAACCGAATACAGAGATACTTGCTCTTATGCTCGGGATGGTTATTACCGACAAAAAAGATAAAGTCCGCTCTGAATATTTCTGGCAAATTTGCAAATCAACAATTAATATAGACGAAAAATATAAGAGCATATTTGTTTCTTCGTCATGTAAAAAATCAAGAAAAAAAATAAAAAATAAATATTAA
- a CDS encoding glycosyltransferase family 4 protein — MKIAISHIRHADTGGTEQFLNQIAHQLAVEGHHVSILCRTHANASHPNIKFVAFNNWALGRGHRLWRFAKDVERHIGQHSYDVVLGLGRTWSQDIIRVGGGLYREQIGQGQGKSRWWPKDIIARLIEKRSFTPSNYQLVLANSEQTRHSLANEYQIPTDKMVTIHNAVDISRFSDSIRSDAGLALRQQCGFSESNNVFLFLGSGYQRKGLDRLLPAFAEIAKTDSNARLIVVGFESSQASYQRLAETLNIDQQVTFLGGRKDVEVCYNAADCYVMPTRFDAFGYSAIEALACGLPVIITDSAGAAEVMPKALTTIVSNNEDTIQAELVTAMQQHSGKAKQVQFRQQAIAAAANNSIHVVMQKNIDQLLRIAAAKKQKAAQ; from the coding sequence ATGAAAATTGCTATTTCCCATATTCGACATGCCGATACTGGCGGTACCGAGCAGTTTTTAAACCAAATAGCTCATCAACTTGCCGTTGAAGGCCATCATGTGTCGATACTATGCCGAACTCATGCTAACGCTAGCCATCCTAACATTAAATTTGTTGCATTTAACAACTGGGCTCTAGGCCGAGGCCATCGCTTATGGCGATTTGCCAAAGACGTTGAACGTCATATAGGACAACACAGTTACGATGTAGTATTGGGGTTAGGGCGAACATGGTCGCAGGATATTATCCGTGTTGGCGGTGGCTTATATCGCGAACAGATTGGGCAGGGGCAAGGGAAGTCACGGTGGTGGCCCAAAGATATCATCGCACGCCTAATTGAAAAGCGCAGCTTCACCCCATCGAACTACCAACTGGTACTGGCCAACTCTGAACAAACTCGTCACTCATTGGCCAACGAATATCAGATCCCTACCGATAAAATGGTAACCATTCACAATGCGGTAGATATCAGTCGATTTAGTGACAGTATACGATCTGATGCTGGGTTAGCTTTGCGCCAACAATGTGGTTTTAGCGAATCAAACAATGTATTTCTCTTTCTCGGCTCGGGCTATCAACGCAAAGGGTTAGATAGATTACTGCCTGCATTTGCTGAGATAGCCAAAACAGACTCGAATGCCAGATTGATTGTGGTTGGCTTTGAAAGTAGCCAAGCCAGTTATCAGCGGTTGGCAGAAACGCTAAATATCGACCAACAGGTAACATTTTTAGGTGGCCGCAAAGACGTCGAAGTCTGCTACAACGCCGCGGATTGTTACGTTATGCCAACCCGTTTTGACGCCTTTGGTTATAGCGCGATTGAAGCCTTGGCTTGTGGCCTTCCGGTAATTATTACCGATAGTGCTGGCGCCGCTGAAGTGATGCCTAAGGCTCTTACTACCATAGTTAGCAACAATGAAGACACCATTCAAGCTGAACTGGTTACGGCGATGCAGCAACACAGCGGCAAAGCCAAACAAGTCCAATTCCGGCAGCAGGCAATTGCTGCAGCAGCAAATAACTCTATTCATGTGGTGATGCAGAAAAACATCGATCAGCTGTTACGCATCGCCGCAGCCAAAAAGCAGAAGGCCGCACAATGA
- a CDS encoding glycosyltransferase family 9 protein: MSIPANPSSICIMRLSAIGDVCHAVAMVQAIQRRHPQAQITWIIGKVEAQLLAGLDGVELVVFDKRLGWKGYKVLWQQLKGKRYDVLLHMQVALRASIATLGIKANVKVGFDKARAKEGQWLFTNHQIQPQLQPHVLDGFMNFARELDVEPTTPSWNMPLSAEDLVFAEQQITTETPTLIICPAASKAERNWLPERYAAIADFASSQGLQVLLCGGPTKSEQQLAKQICNHSNVNINNMVGQTTLKQLLALLKSASMVLAPDTGPAHMATTQGTPVIGLYAHSNPLRTGPYLSQQFIISCYQQHIEKQQNKPLKQITFGARAKGNNLMDSLKVSDVKYILEKMVKYKNEE; the protein is encoded by the coding sequence ATGTCGATTCCAGCCAATCCCAGCTCCATCTGTATTATGCGCCTCTCTGCCATTGGCGATGTTTGTCACGCGGTGGCGATGGTACAGGCAATACAACGCCGACATCCTCAAGCCCAAATCACCTGGATTATCGGCAAGGTCGAGGCCCAGTTATTGGCAGGTCTAGATGGCGTTGAACTGGTTGTGTTTGATAAACGACTTGGCTGGAAAGGTTATAAGGTGCTTTGGCAACAATTGAAAGGAAAGCGATATGACGTGTTGTTGCACATGCAGGTGGCACTGCGAGCATCTATTGCGACGCTCGGCATTAAGGCCAATGTGAAGGTTGGCTTCGATAAAGCGCGCGCTAAAGAAGGGCAGTGGCTGTTTACCAATCATCAGATCCAGCCCCAGCTTCAGCCACACGTACTCGATGGCTTTATGAACTTTGCCCGCGAATTGGATGTGGAACCTACGACTCCAAGCTGGAATATGCCACTTTCCGCAGAGGATTTGGTGTTTGCCGAGCAGCAAATTACTACTGAGACGCCGACGTTAATCATCTGCCCTGCCGCCAGCAAAGCTGAACGTAACTGGTTGCCGGAGCGCTATGCCGCCATCGCTGATTTTGCCAGCTCACAAGGCCTGCAAGTATTACTTTGTGGTGGCCCGACCAAGAGCGAACAACAACTAGCTAAGCAGATCTGCAATCACAGTAACGTTAACATCAACAATATGGTGGGGCAGACCACGCTAAAGCAGTTATTAGCGCTGTTAAAGTCTGCTTCGATGGTATTGGCACCAGATACCGGTCCGGCGCATATGGCAACCACCCAAGGTACACCAGTAATCGGCCTTTACGCCCATTCAAATCCACTACGCACTGGGCCTTATCTATCTCAACAATTCATCATTAGTTGTTACCAACAGCACATTGAAAAACAGCAAAATAAACCACTAAAACAAATCACATTTGGTGCCAGAGCTAAAGGAAATAACTTAATGGATTCATTAAAGGTTTCTGATGTTAAATATATTCTAGAAAAGATGGTAAAATATAAAAATGAAGAATAA